The following coding sequences lie in one Cloeon dipterum chromosome 1, ieCloDipt1.1, whole genome shotgun sequence genomic window:
- the LOC135946859 gene encoding ankyrin repeat and LEM domain-containing protein 1-like, producing the protein MLEQSNNSSHSSSEEEFVPRKPRNFIQERIGKIKEAVKTLADENALSSPEPLKEEFLHYPASDVENPQNEELENRMVNEFNAQPPEGDNSEECYTYLLLDPRVTGEIQREDANPEEKWRTFVRSIFYVEKGQSLLPNDHLRDAYNFLRSAKNVKSDVRNAGKRMQRIMQIWSEDEGVIVLEAFQFINSAEAHTREAVIIDALGLPSLCNEIPGTYHDGGVVKNLDPDQKLSFGKYLLLKAMREYINSEEIKIFPSIILH; encoded by the exons ATGCTTGAGCAATCCAATAATTCTTCTCACAGCAG TTCGGAAGAGGAGTTTGTGCCGAGGAAACCAAGAAATTTTATCCAAGAGCGAATTGGAAAGATAAAAGAAGCTGTGAAAACCCTTGCTGACGAGAATGCCCTCTCGAGCCCCGAGCCTTTAAAGGAAGAATTTCTGCACTACCCAGCAAGCGACGTGGAAAACCCACAAAACGAAGAGCTGGAAAACAGAATGGTTAACGAGTTCAACGCACAGCCACCTGAAGGGGACAACAGCGAGGAATGCTACACCTACTTGTTGCTCGATCCAAGGGTGACCGGTGAAATTCAGCGGGAGGACGCGAACCCCGAGGAAAAGTGGAGGACTTTCGTTAGAAGCATCTTTTACGTGGAAAAAGGCCAGAGTTTGCTGCCCAACGACCACCTCAGAGATGCCTACAATTTTTTGAGGTCTGCCAAAAACGTGAAAAGTGACGTCAGGAATGCGGGCAAAAGGATGCAACGCATTATGCAAATCTGGTCCGAAGACGAGGGTGTCATTGTCCTCGAGGCCTTCCAATTCATCAATTCTGCAGAGGCACACACCAGGGAGGCCGTCATTATCGATGCCCTAG GGTTGCCGAGCTTGTGCAACGAAATTCCTGGCACGTATCACGATGGAGGAGTGGTGAAAAATTTGGATCCGGATCAGAAATTAAGCTTTGGAAAATATCTGCTGTTAAAAGCAATGAGGGAATACATTAACTCAGAAGAGATTAAGATCTTCCCAAgtattattttgcattaa
- the LOC135934061 gene encoding ankyrin repeat and LEM domain-containing protein 1-like, with amino-acid sequence MVNEFKQDNKDWEGGDSTNFYTYLLLDPKVINEIPYWNDNTTSHNNKWNTFVRSIFYVGKGQGSRPYDHLQEAKDLLKTYDEVRKTNKKMGKKIQRIWQIWSEGSGVMIFKAFESIKSVEACTREAVIIETLGKQCLCNEKNGTNYGKKVPELNKYEKSRFGKYLLLQAMRKFLNKYEEIQVFPRHLQ; translated from the exons ATGGTCAACGAGTTCAAGCAAGACAATAAGGATTGGGAAGGAGGCGATAGTACTAACTTTTATACCTATTTGTTGCTCGACCCAAAGGTGATCAATGAAATACCTTATTGGAATGACAACACTACCTCTCATAACAATAAGTGGAATACTTTTGttagaagcattttttacGTGGGAAAAGGCCAGGGTTCAAGGCCTTACGATCACCTCCAAGAAGCCAAAGATCTTCTGAAGACTTACGACGAGGTGAGAAAAACGAACAAGAAAATGGGGAAAAAGATCCAACGCATTTGGCAAATCTGGTCGGAAGGCAGCGGTGTCATGATCTTCAAGGCCTTCGAATCCATCAAATCTGTAGAGGCATGCACCAGGGAGGCAGTCATTATCGAAACACTAG GGAAGCAGTGTTTGTGCAACGAAAAGAACGGCACGAATTATGGTAAAAAAGTTCcagaattgaataaatatgagAAATCAAGATTTGGGAAATATCTGCTTTTACAAGCAATGAGAAAATTCCTTAATAAATACGAAGAAATACAGGTCTTCCCAAGACaccttcaataa